In the genome of Streptomyces sp. NBC_00554, the window CGGACCGGACGAAGATCCAGACGAGATGTTGACCTCGGATGCCTACCGCACCCTCACGAAGGTTCTCGGGGCACTGCGGGCGCACGATACGGAGACGATCGAGGCCCTCGCCGATCCGCGTGTCCGCAACAGTCGCACCGAGGCCGAACACGAGGAGGTGGAGGGCGAGTTCGAGGGCGGCATCGACGGTGGGGAGCGCGACCAGGAGCAGGACGTCGCGCGGGTGAGCGGGGCGGCGGCCGGGGTGCTGCGCTTCAGCGAGGAGCGCGACCCGTTCGCGCTGACGCAGTTCGTGAAACTGCGGATCATCGATCCGGAGGGTGCGTACTGGCGGCGGGGTATCGAGGCCGCGACCCGGTGGCGGCGTGAGACCGGCCGCACCGAGCTGCGCGTGCCGTACACGTACGTGGCGCCGGAGGAGTGGGGAGCGGCCGGTGGGTATCCGCTCGGGCGGTGGATCGCGGATCTGCGGCGCTACTACGCCGCCGGCACCCTGGAGGCCAAGCGCGTCGTGGAGTTGGAGGCGCTGGGGATGGTGTGGTCGGCGTGGGAGACCGCATGGGCCGAAGGACTCGCCGTAGCGAAGGAGTGGGCCTCCGTACACGGGCATTTCCTCCCGCCCACCGCCGCTGCGTGGGGCGATGGCTTCCCCATCGGGGTGTGGGCGAAGAATCAGCGGGCTGCCGCTCGCAAGGCGCTCGTGAACGCTGAACGGCGTGCCGCGGGCGAGGTGGGGGTGTCCGGGGTCGGGGAGCTCTCGGAGAGCCGTCTGGACGCCTTGGATGCGATCGATCCAGCCTGGTGCCCTGCCTGGGGGATCGACTGGCAGAGGGGATTCCATCTCACGCTCATGCACGTGCGGTCCGACGGGGCGCTGCCCGTACGGGCGGGCGACGTGCTCGTGCAGGGCGAAGACCTCGGAGCGTGGACGGCTGCGCAGCGTGCGGGCTGGGACAAGCTGACGCCCGCGCAGCAGTGGATGCTCGACAGCGTCCTCGGGCTCGAGCCCGAGGACGAGACGGAACTGGCTCCGGTACGACGGACACAGGCCGACCGGTGGACCACCCACCTCGCCGCAGCCCGCCAGTTCCACACCCGCGAACGCCACCTCACCGTGCCTCGGAAGCATGTCGAGCAGATGGACGACGGCACGGAGATCAAGCTGGGCGGGTGGCTCGACAACACCCGCCGCAGGGCGGACAAGCTCACGCCAGAGCGCCGAGCGGAGCTCGATGAGCTCGGCATGCGCTGGTAGGCCACGGTGGGGGTGCGGGACTCCAGCGCCCGGTTCCAGTGCTTCGGCTGTGGTGCGTTCAGAAGGGGGGTTCGTCGCTGTATCCGCCGCCTGTCTGGACGGCAGGCTTGGGGGGAGAGCTGGTAGCCCACGGGTTGTCTGTCGGAGGCGATGCGGTCCCGCCCCAGCCGCCGGAAGCCTGCCGAGCTGGTGGCACCGCGGAAGCAGCCTGCGCTGGCGCGGCGGGCGGGGTTGCTGGTGCTTCGTCCGGTTCGAGGCCGTCGATGTCGTTGTTCCACAGTCGGTGCAGGTGCTCGCGGCAAGTCGCCGGATCGTTTTCGTCCCAGCGGTTGTCGTCCGGCTCCGGCCAGCGCCGGCCGTCGGGGTCCCGGTCTTGCAAGTGGCACAGAGCACGTAAGAGGGCGTCGACGACCGCCCATTGGCTGGTGGTCGTTCCCGTGAGGAGGCGTCGGATGGTTTCCCGGCTCACCTTGTGGGGGTTGGGCATGGTGCCCGTGAGGGTCGCGATCTGCGGGAGCGGGGGGCGTGCGGCTTCCCGGTAGTGGACGTAGAGCTCGGCAACGAGTTCCCGCTTGGGACCGGGCGGCAGCACGTCTTTACCGGGTATTCGCAGCATTCGCGGCATCCGGCAACTCTGCCAGACGTAGACACAGTTGACCCCGGAAAAGCTTGTTTCCACCTGGCATCACACCATATGAAGCCCCATGTGAGCTCATCCAGCCTCGCTCTGACTACTCATTGGCCCACCTGAGCTCATGACAGCAACTCAGAAACCATCCACAACCAGTGAGAACACCTTTCAACAACCTGCTGTTTTCGCTGGTCAGGGGGCATTTGGAGGTGGTTTTGTTGTTGCTGTTCACCCCGGGATTCAGGAAATGTCTCAAGGAGTGGACAGCGGCACGGCCGTCATCGGAAACGGCGACGGCCCCCTGGTGGGCAGGGAGCCGTCTGCAGAGGACCGAACCATCCCCAAAGAAGGAGAAGCTCATGTCCGAGGCCGAGCGTACGTTCAACACCGGCAAGCCGGAACCCCGCGCGGCCCCGAAAGCCGAGACGCTGGCAGCCCGGTCGGCACACCGGGCGAAACAGCTGCGCAACGAGGCTGGCCTCTACTTGCTGCGCGGCGCGGCTACGGCTGTCGGCGGAGCGGTCGTGGCGTACGGCGTTGTCTGGGTGCAAGCCCGCTGACGGGCTCGGACGGTACCCATGCCAGGAGACTCTGGGCGCAGGAAACCCTGAGGGCTGAGCTGGCATCAGAAGTGGTGGCCAGAGCAGAACTTGAGGCTGGTCGACTACGAGGCTTCAGCACCCCCAGCGCGGCCAGTACGTGAGCCCGCACTGTGTTCGTGGAGCCGTACGGATACGTCCGTGACCCACCCACCCCGACCACTCCCCCTCGCGCTCTTCGGTCCCGCGTGCAGCTCCAGCTGCACGCGGGACAGGCCGTCGCCAGGTCCAAGATGCCGCTCCGAATCCACGGCCGGGCCTGGCCCCACCATCATCAACTACCTCAACAGTCAGCCAGGCAACGAGAGATCAGTAAAAGAAGTGGGGGTGCCCAGGCGTCGCACGGCTTGCCCAAGAGACCAGAGCAGGTGAGCAGGCCCCACCGGGCGAGGAGGCACGACAGGCGGATACCGCGCAGGATCTGTTCCTCCCGCTCGGTCAGGGTGCGCAGGCCGCCGGTTCACCGCTGCGCATCCATGGCCCGGGCCTGACTGCGCAACTCCACCCGCGCCGTCGGCTTGCTGCCGGGACCCGCCCAGAACGGATGCCACCACAAGCGGGCCGACAGCATCAGCAGACGACGACGGTGTGCGGTGTTCGCCGTGGGGCAGGGCGCGGCGAGGGCGTCGTAGGTGTGGTTCCAAGCCGCTTGCAGCTGGACCAGGTCGTGGGGGAAGGGCGCGGACTCCATCACCCAATTAGCTCACGTGTTCGAATTCTGGCTCAAGTCGGCACGCACCTGCTGCGCAACTGCGTTGTGACTGAGCATCGCAGTTGGCGGATGAGCGCTTGAGATGGCGGGGCTGTGCGTCGGAGGTGGCGACAGGGGGCCCGTCGCGCTCCTGGGCGGGGAAAACTACTTTGGGGCGTCGGGTGAGCGTGGCAGGCTTGCGCGGTGATCGTTGAGTTGGCTCCTCGCTTCCTGACCTGGGACGACGTGGACCCCGCCCGTCAAGCCTTCGACGGCGCGTCCGTAGCGCAGACGGTGCGCTCGCTCGGCCCGGCCCGGTGTGTGCCTATCCGCCCGGACGTCCCTTTCGGGGACCCCGCGATGAGCACCTGGAGTCATGGCGAGGCCGAGTCCTGGGCCGACGCCATGTCATACGCCCTTGTCCAGCACTACGGCGGGTGGACCGTCGGGTGGCGCTGGTCGCACGACGAGGGGGATTTCGACGGCGGACCGGTAGGAAACTGGTGCTGTCCGCGGGACTCGATCACGACGCCGGAAGAGACACTGGTCCGTGTCGAGGCGGCCCTGCGTGAGTGGCGCGAGTGGCTGGAGTACCTCGCCGGCTGGTTCGAGGCGTACCCCCTGGACCTGACCGACATCGAGGACCAGCGGATCTTGTGGGAGCGCGCGGCGAGGAATCTGATCCTGCAGGTCGTCGACCGCACCGGGTGCGGCAGCGGCTGGCACGGCCACTGCCGCCAAGTGCTCACCTGGTTCCTCAATCGCTGGGGAGTCGCGCCCGACGTGGCCCGGGACCTGGTCAACGAGGCGATCGGTGGACGGTTCCACAGCTGGACCGGTCCTGACACGGTGGTGGTCGACGACGTCGCGGAGCAGCTTGCGCTCTCTCTGCAGCCGGCCGACGGCCGTACCCGCACAGACGCGCCGACTCAAGACCACTTGCAGCGCTGGCTCGCGGTACGCGAATCGGTGCCGTGGCACGAGGTCCCGGACAGCGGTACGGACGGACCGGTGGTGCCACTTCGCGACGGCGCGGCGGAGGACATCCGGGCCTTCGACGGCGCCATCGACCCTGCCCGAGCCGAAGGCCTGCTCAGCGCCCTAGAACTGCTCCGAGCCGACGCGGCACGCGGAGCGCGGCTCGACTTCGCACTGCTCAGCAGCTGGCAGCAGCACCTCCTGGGCACGCCGCAGCCGCCACGGTTCCGCAACTCGCCCGCCTTCGCCAAGGGGAGCAGGGAGTGCTACGGCATCGGACCGGACACACGTGCCCGCTTCGACACGTGCCTGGCCGAGAGTGCATCCGACGTCGGCCGACCTCTCGGCCTGACCGCCCGCGCCGCCCGTGCCTGTCTCGACGTCTGCTTCTTCCATCCCTTCGACGACGGCAACGCCCGGTCCGCGTTCCTCACCCTCGTCTTCATCCTCGCCCGCGAGGGCGTAGCACTCGACGGAGTCAGCCTCCTGCGCCGCATCACCTTCGAGGCCGACGACCCCCAGGACCCGCTGATCCTCGTCCGCTACATCAACATCCATCTTGCGGAGACCCGGCGCCGCACCGCCGACTCGCCCGGCTCGGCATCGAGGTGAGCGCCTCAGTTGGCGAACGCCGCCAACTCTGGCGCTCAGTCACATGCGTGTCCCGTGCCATCCAAGGTTGAGCGTGTGTCATTGAATCTTGAGGGCATGCCCTCAGCTGCCGGGCTACGCGTCTCGGATGACGTTGTAGATCGTCTGGGAGGCGGGTGCCGGGTGCGGGGTGTTGTGCCAGCCGATCTCCTCGGCGCGTTTCTCAATGGCTTCTCGTGCAGCTTGAGCTGCGACTTCGTCCTCAAAGAAGGCAATAGACAGTCCGTTGCCAGTTGCAGGATCGATGAGGTGATACGCACCGTGGACGCCGGGCACGGTAGCAGCGGCCTCCAGCACCCAGTCACGGTCATCGGTCGGCATCGGTTCCCAAACGGCCACTCTCGCGATCATCGCTGTCTCCCTTGTCCGCTTGCTGAGCTTTCAGGATGAAGCAGCCTTCGGTGACAGCGCTCAGCTTTCGATGACACCGAACACTGCGCAAGAGGACTGAGCAGCAGGAACAGGACTGCGCAGGACCCTCACTAGCTGCGCAACGCTCTGCGCACGGCAGCGTGAATCCCCGCGGCAGCGGATCCGGGACCAGCTGGTGCCTGCTGGCCGTGGCGCCGGAATCCGCCACCGCAGCGGGGTGCCCACGCGCGCTCCAACGGGGCGGGCGAGGACCTCCGAACGGCTTTCACCGTAGACACGCCCGCCCCCACCACGGCACCCCGACCAGACACATCACCTTCCGGTCTCACCCCCCGACCACGGCCTGCCGGACCCCGACCGGAACCCCCACCACAGCAGGTCGACTCTGTGCCGGACCGCTCGATGTCCAGGGCCAGGAAATTTCTGTGACCCGTCCACCTGGCGAGTGGTGAGGGGTTGCGCGGCTAACACACCAGGGGTGTAGCAGGGCCGCTGTCTGCCCGGACACCCGGCAGGCATTCGACTCCCCCGCTCACGTTCAGAGCGCATTCAAGGGCCGACCGGTGCAGAAAGTCGCAGGTCGCAGGCCCGTAACGGGCCCGGTCCGGGTGACAACCTCCCCTCAGACGGACAACTGACAACCCACAAACACCGTCAGAGCCATCCTTGCGAAAACCATTGGTGCCCGGCTTGCTCCGCTGATGGACTGACGTCCTACCGAGAGTCTGCCGCGTGACGGAGGTAGTGGCTGTGACAGGCTATGACGTGCTTGCCGAGGTGTACGAATGGCTCATCTCGGATGCAAAGTTGCCTCCAGCCGAGTTCGCTGCGTCGTTCGACGACGTCCTCAATCTCCTGCCGTCGAACGCTCACGTCCTCGACTGTTCGTGCGGAACCGGACAGTTGGCGGTTGGCCTCGCCGGTCGTGGCATGCAGGTTGTCGCAACTGACGCCAGCGAGGCGATGGTTCGTCGGACTGCAGAGTTGTCTGAGGAGTTCGGGGCATCCGTCCGGGCCGTACGGGCGAACTGGGAAGAGTTGCCCGACCATTTCCAGGACAACACGTTCGACATGGTGTTCTGCGTTGGCAACTCGCTTCACCATGCCGCGGGCGCGACAGGCAGGGGTGCTGCTCTGGAGTCGATGTCACGGCTTCTGCGCCCCGGCGGGCGCTTGGTACTCACATCCCGCACTTGGGAACTCGTGAGGGCCAGAGGTTCCCGGCTGGAAATCAGTGACCGACTCGTCCGCCGGAACGGTCGCGACGCCGTCGTGGTCTACCGCTGGGAGATTGCGCCGCATTGGGAGGAGGAGCACCACATCGAGATTGCGATCGCGCAAGTTGATGCGACCGGGTTGGTTCTTGTCCGCTCGGAACTGCTGTCCTGCTGGCCCTACCGGTACGAGGAACTCGAAGTCGAGCTGCACCGGGTCGGACTCCAAACGGAACTGAGCACGTTCGATCTTGAGGCCGCGAACTACATGGTGGTCGCGAGCAAGGTATAAAACACCGGACTCTCAGTCCCTGGCCGAACCGCGCGGTTGCTCGCAGGACGCTTGCGCCCTCTCATCGGTGCGGGTTCAAGTGGTCAACGCAACGCCTCGGACGAGGAGTGCTCGTCGATCAGACGGCGGTAGATCCGGGGTGACGGTGTGGCGCTGTTTCCTGGTCGCGTCCAGATCAATGAGCAGGATCTCGTCGATCAGCAGCGTGAACGGATCCAGCTTCGACGGCCGCGCCGAAGCGGTTGTCGTGCGTGACTGCGGCCAAGCCGAGGTCAGGGCCTTGTTGACCGTGCTCCAGGTGACGCCGTACTTGCAATGCAACGCCCGGTTCGACATGCCATCGCGGGAGTCGCGCCGCAGCGCGGCGTACAACTCGACCTTCGACTGGCCAGGCGGCATCGGGGGTGCTCCTTTACTAAGCACATCCAGCTTGACACCGCAACCCCGATGGTGACGTCAGAATTCGCGAACATCTTTCTGGGCCATCACCTGGTGCCGTCAGCTTTCACGAACAACTGACGTCACCAACTACCGACAGAACCACTCAGCCTGCCTCACCAAGTGACACACAAATGAGAGACCCTCCGGACAACTCAACGCGAGATAACACTGTCGGTGCTTGGGGCAGTGGGGGGACGGTCGGCCGGCCGGGTGGTTGGGGTCAGGCGGCGGCTACTCCTTCGAAGATCATGATCCTGCCCTGGGTGTTGCGTGCGCGGAGGGGGACGATCTCCTGGTAGGCGGGTGACTGGTACCACTGCTGGGCTGCTTGGGCGGTGGGGAATTCGATGACGCCGGTGAATGCCTTGCTCTCGCCCTCGAGTACCTGCCAGGGGGCTCCGCGTACGAGGTAGCGGCCGCCGTGGGGCTCGATGGTGGCGATGAGTTTGGCGCTGTAGGTGGCTACCTTCTGTGGGTCGCCGGTGAGTTCGGCTTCGGCTATGACGTATGCGGGCATGTCGTGTCCTTAATCGTGGGTGTGGTGTGGGTGGTGCTCGGCTGCGCGATGGGCGCGCGGATGCTCTGTCTGCGCGGGTGGGGGCGGCCCGGTCCGGTGGCGTGCGGAGGCAGCGGCCGTCGGGCAGCGGGGCGCTGGCTCCGGCAGCCGCTGCCGGTGTGTGCGTCGAGTTGGTCGTCACTCGGTTCGGGTCCGCCCGGGGTCTGTGCGATGGCGGGCTAGGAGCGGGCGGAGAGCGGGGCCGGGGTGGGTGTGGCGGGTGCGGTGGTGGTCTTGCGGGTGATGGCGGAGTAGGCGAGCAGGCCGAAGGCCAGGAGTGCGGCGAGGGTGCGGACTGCGTGGGAGGTCTGCCAGGTGTCCCGGACGTCTGCCCAGTCGGAGGGCGGGGCGGTGACGGTCCAGTCCTTCTGGTCGGCGTTGATGGGGAGGTTGACGATCACCGTCAGGATCAGGATGAGGAGGAGCAGGGCCAGGGCTGCCAGGGGGATCCACAGGTCGCGGTTCTTGGTCTTGGCCTTGAGGGCGCCTATGACGAGGATCGCTGTGGCGATGATGGTGGGGATGAGGGTGGCGGAGGCGAGGGTGTCCAGGGAGTCGAGTTCGACCTGTCGTACCTGGGTGTAGACCTTGCCGTCGTAGTCGCGCAGGGAGTTCTCCAGGACCAGTACGCAGACGAGGAATCCGGTGAAGACGCCGCCGAAGAGCAGGCCGATCCAGCGTGCGGTCGAGAACAGCGGACCTTGCTTCATTCATCACTCCTGGTTGGTGACGGTTCGTGTCGGTGTCGAGAGGGTGGCTGCCACGGTGCGGGCCGCTGCTGCTGTGAACTCGGGTGGCGGGTAGGGCGGTTGACCGGGTGTCAGGGCTGCCAGTGCGGCGTGGTGGAAGCAGATGCCGAGGAGGAGGGTGGCTGCGGTGGGTATGTCGGCGTCCGGGGGGATCTGTTCGCGTTCGCGCAGGCGGGTCAGGCTGCGGGTCACGGCCGGCAGGAGGTGGTGCGGCGCTGTTCGCTGGGCGGGGAGCAGGGTGGGGTCTGCGAGGAGGGCGCCGAGCAGGGGCATTAATTGCCGGTAGTAGGTGAGGAGTTGGGCGATCAGATGGGCGCAGTAGGCTTCTGCGTCCTCGTCCATGTCGGTGTTGTTGGGCAGTAAGTGCGTTGGGGTGGGGAGGCGTTCGGCGAAGAGGCAGGCGAGGAGGTCTGCTTTGTCGGTGAAGTGTTTGTAGAGGGCGGCTTCGGAGCAGTGGGCGGTGGCTGCGATGGCCTTGGTGGTGGTTTTGGTGAGGCCGGTGGTGGTCAGCAGGTGGAGGGTGGCGTCCAGGATGCGGGTGCGCGTCGGGCGGCCCGGGGCTGTAGTGGGCACTCACTCACCCTTTCGCAGTCGTGTGCGAGTTGTAGGAGTGGCGGCGGGCCGGGGGGTGTGTGCGGTGACGCGCGGCGTCCGGGTTGGCGCTTTGCGTCACCCTACACAGGGTTCAGTGAGCGGTTTTGGCGAGCGGTGCCTGGCCTGACTGCCATACGAGGTCGAAGACGAAGCGGTGGATGCGCCAGCCGTGCGGAGTGCGGCGTGCTTCGGCCTCGTAGTGGCCGCCGATGTCGAAGTGCCCTGCGGGCTCGTCGGCTTGGGTGACGTGTACGGCCATGAGGTGGGCGCGTACGCGGGCGTGGTTGCCGTCGGGGTCGAGGTCGACGGTGTGGTTTGCGCTGATGTGGTGGGTGCGGGCGAAGTTCGTGCGGGCCATCTGCTGGAATGCGGCGAGTCCGTCGATGCCCTTGAACTCGCCGAAGGGGAAGGTGAGATGGACGTCGTCGGTGAAGATCGAGTCGAGCCAGGTGTCGTGGGCGCGGTCCTTGTCGAGGTGCAGGACGTAGCGGTCGCACAGCTGGGTCACCTCGAGGCGGTCGTTGAGGAGCCTCAGTTGGCGGTGGAGGTTTTCCAAGCCGGATTCGTCCTGGGGTGTGGGCATCTTCGTGCCTTTCTCGAGTGCGGGTGTAGTGCTTGTCGAGGGTCAGGCCGCGCGCTGGAACTGGATGCTGCGCCAGGCTCGGGGCTGGAAGGGGGTGGGCTGTTGCCTGTGCCAGCGGGCCGGGGTGGGTGGTCGGCGGGTTTCGGTGGTGCGGGTGGTGTGGGTGGTGGTGAGGCGCTGGTGCAGGACGGCGATGACGGCGGCGAGTTCCTCGGGGGTGGGGTTGCCGCGTTCGATCTTCAGCTCGAGGGCGGGGGCGGGGTGTGGGGTGGTCATGGCCGGCCTCTCACTGGGGGGGTGTGCCGTGTTTGCGGCGGGGCAGGGGTGCGTCCTTGGCGGCGAGCATGGTGAGGGCGCTGATGAGGGACATGCGGGTGTCGGCGGGGTCGATGACGTCGTCGACGAGGCCGCGTTCGGCGGCGTAGTAGGGGTGGACGAGGTTGCGTTTGTACTCGTCGATCTTCTGGGCGCGCATGGCGTCGGGGTCGTCGGCGGCGGCGATCTCGCGGCGGAAGACGACGTTGGCGGCGCCTTCGGCGCCCATGACGGCGATTTCGTTGGTGGGCCAGGCGAGGGCGACGTCGGCGCCGATGGAGCGTGAGTCCATGACGATGTAGGCGCCGCCGTAGGCCTTGCGCAGGACGACCGAGACGCGGGGGACGGAGGCGTTGCAGTAGGCGTAGAGGAGTTTGGCGCCGCGGCGGATGATGCCCTCGTGTTCCTGGTCGACGCCGGGCAGGAAGCCGGGGACGTCGACGAGGGTGACCAGGGGGATGTTGAAGGCGTCGCAGAACTGGACGAAGCGTGCGGCCTTCTCGCTGGCCTTGATGTCGAGGACGCCGGCCATGGAGGCGGGCTGGTTGGCGACGATGCCGACAGTGCGGCCGTCCAGGCGGGCGAGGGTGCAGACGATGTTGGGGGCCCAGGCGGTGTGGACTTCCATGTGTTCGCCGTCGTCGACGATTTCCTCGATGACGGTGCGGATGTCGTAGGAGCGGTTGCCGTCGGCGGGGACCGTGTCGAGGAGGGTGGGGCAGCGCCGGTCCGCGGGGTCGTCGGTGAGTGCCTCGGGGGGGAGTTCGCGGTTGTTGGCGGGGAGCAGGGAGAGCAGGTAGCGGACTTCGGCGAGGCAGGTCTCCTCGTCGTCGTAGACGAAGTGGGCCACTCCGGAGGTGGTGCCGTGGACGTCGGCGCCACCGAGGCCATCCTGGGTGATTTCCTCGCCGGTGACGGCCTTGACGACGTCGGGGCCGGTGATGAACATCTGTGAGATGTCGCGGACGGCGAAGACGAAGTCGGTGAGGGCGGGGCTGTAGGCGGCGCCGCCGGCGCAGGGGCCGAGCATGACGCTGATCTGGGGGATGACGCCGGAGGCCTGGGTGTTGCGGCGGAAGATGCCGCCGTAGCCGGCCAGCGCGCTGACGCCTTCCTGGATGCGGGCGCCCGCACCGTCGTTGAGGGAGACGAGGGGTGCGCCGGCCGCGGTGGCCATGTCCATGATTTTGTGGATCTTGGTGGCGTGGGCTTCGCCCAGGGCGCCGCCGAAGATGCGGAAGTCGTGGGCGTAGACGAAGACGGTGCGGCCCTCGACGGTGCCCCAACCGGTGATGACGCCGTCGGTGTAGGGCTTTTTGTTCTCCAGGCCGAAGCCGGTCGCGCGGTGCCGGCGCAGTGCCTCGATCTCGGTGAAGCTGCCCTTGTCGAGGAGGAGGGCGATGCGTTCGTGGGCGGTCAGTTTGCCTTTGGCGTGCTGTCGTTCGGTGGCGGCCGGGTCGGGGCCGAGCAGGATGCGTTCCTTGATCTCTTTGAGTTCTTCGGTGGCGCCGTGGCCTCCTGGCGGGGCGGGCTCGGTGCGGGGCGCCGCATTGGACGGTGCGCTGTGCATGGTCATCACTCCTCCCAGTTCGGGCAGACGTGCTGCTCGGCGGCGATCCGTTCGGTGGCGTCGTCGGTGTAGAGGCACTCGGTGGGCAGTCGCCGGGCGGTGATGTCGAGCGGTGGGGCGTCGGCGGGGGCGGCAACCGCGAGGGCGGCGACGTGTTCGGGGCAGCTGGGTACGGTCTGCACCCGCCAGCCCCTGGGGCGGGCGGGTGCGTCGGGTCCGGTGCGTTCGCCGAGGTAGTCGCAGTGCAGTTCACGGCCAAGGCCCGTGCCCAGGCCTTTGAAGTAGGCCTCTTTGCGGGTCCACAGCCGGCCGAAGGCGCGGGGCCGTTCGGTTTCCGGCAGGGCGTTGAGTTCCTGCTGTTCGGCGGGGTGCATTTCGGGCAGGCACAGGTGGGCGGTCTGGAGGGTCGGTACGCGTTGTACGTCCACGCCGAGGGGGGCGGCCGCGATGCTGATGAGGGCGATGCCGTGGCTGTGGGAGAGGGAGAAGTGCAGCGGGGTGCCGTGCAGGACGGGCCGGCCGTGCGGGCCGCCGCAGCAGGGGCAGGTGTCGCGGCCCAGGGGCAGTTGGGCGGGCGGGATGTCCGTGTAGGCGGTGAGCAGCCGGCGCAGGGCGATGTGCGCCATGAGGTAGGTGAGGCGGTCCAGGGGGCGTACGAAGGCGGCTGCCCGTTCCCGTTCTCGGTCATCGAGTTCGCTGGTGACCATCCGTTCGGGGTGGTCGCCGGCCCATTGGCTGCCGATCACCCACAGGTGCACGCGGCCCGTCCCGACCGGGAGGCGGGCCGCGGTGTGCGGTGCGCTCATCGCGTCATGCCGTAGGCGGCGGGTGCGGGTTCGGTCACCGACTGGGCGAGCAGTGCGGCGATCTCGCTGACGGTGTCGTCGCGCAGCAGGTCGTGGGTCTTGATGCGGACGTCGAGTTCCAGCTCGAGGCGGCGCTTGAGGCACAGGGCGAGCAGGGAGTCCACGCCGATGCCGCGCAGGGGCCGGTGGGGGTTGACCCGGTGGGCGGGCGGCACGTCGAGGACGTGGCCCAGTTCGCGGCAGAGCCAGGACTCGATGATCCGGGTGCGGGTGTGGAGGTCCATGGCGCGCAGGGCGGACGGATCGGGTGGCGTTGCGAACAGCGAAGTGGTGGCGGGGTTCATGGACTTTGTCGCTTCCGTCGTGGGGCGCGGGGTGGTGCGGGCGGTCGGTGTCCTTTCGCGGGGGCGCGCCGGGGTGTGCCGGGGGTGGTCAGGCGGCTGCGGGCAGGGTGGTGCCGGCGACCGCGTGCCCGGCGAGGCATTCCTCCAGGAAGGCGAGGGCGCGCAGGTGGTAGGTGTGGGCGGTCCAGCCGAGGCTGATGTTGTGGCCGGCCTGCGGCTGGCGTTCCACGAGCACGCGTGGCGCGGCGGGGAGGAGTCCTGCCAGTTCGGTCAGGGCGTGTTCGTCGTGGCGCCACCACTTCTCGTACTCGGCGAAGGTGAAGCGGACGGGGACGCGGACGCGGGCGGCGACGCCGGCGAACCGGGCGGGCCAGGCCTGTACTTCGGCGCGTTCGCGGGCGGGCATGGGGGCGACGATGTCGGGGCAGGTGCGGAAGGTGTCGGGCGGGTACAGGCGCAGGGCGCCCCAGTTGTGCCTCCAGTGGCCCTGCCCCTGGGCCGAGGGCAGTTCGGTGGCGGGTACGGCGAGGCGGTGGCCGAGGCCGGAGATGTCCAGGCCCAGGAGCGGGACGGTGAAGCCGTCGGCGGCGCAGGTGAGGGCGAGTTTGCCGCCGTAGGAGTGGCCCAGGACGAACAGGCCTGCGCCCAGCGGGTGGGTGGCGGCGTAGTGGGTGAGGGCGGCCCGTATGCGGGCCGACTGTTCGGCGAGGGTCTGTCCCTGCGGGAGGTGTGCGGCTGAGGCGCCGTAGCCGGGGCGGTCCGGGGCGAGGACCGTGTAGCCGAGGCGGGCGCCGAGGGTGAGCAGGGACTGGCCGGGGTGGGCTCGGGCGTCGAAGTAGCCGGCGGTCATGCCGCCGCCGTGCAGGGCGAGGACGGTGGCGCGGGGTGTGCCGCCGGGCGGGGCGGAGAGCAGGCCCGACAGCGGGACGCCGGCGGCGTCCAGTGTGAGGGTCCTGGTCCCGCCCCGTGGTGGCGCGGCGGCTGTCACGTGGGGCTTCCTGCCGTGGTGGCGGCCCGGCCGGCCGTACCGGCGGTGTTGTCGGTGCCGGCGGTGTTGTTGGGGTTGTTGGGGTTTCCGAACCAGCGCAGCAGCGCGGCGCGCAGGTCCCCGGGGTCCGCCTCCGTACCGGCGCCGGCGGCCCAGCACACGTATCCGTCGGGGCGGACCAGCAGCGCGGTGGTGGCCGACAGGACCCCTTCGCTCTCCTCGGGCCGTACGGTCGCCGTGTCGACCTGGTCCTGCCAGGGTGCGGCCGCCGCCCGCAGTTCGGCGTTCTCGCCGAGGTCCAGGAGCAGTCCGCGGGCCGGGTGC includes:
- a CDS encoding nuclear transport factor 2 family protein, with product MPTPQDESGLENLHRQLRLLNDRLEVTQLCDRYVLHLDKDRAHDTWLDSIFTDDVHLTFPFGEFKGIDGLAAFQQMARTNFARTHHISANHTVDLDPDGNHARVRAHLMAVHVTQADEPAGHFDIGGHYEAEARRTPHGWRIHRFVFDLVWQSGQAPLAKTAH
- a CDS encoding acyl-CoA carboxylase subunit epsilon, whose product is MTTPHPAPALELKIERGNPTPEELAAVIAVLHQRLTTTHTTRTTETRRPPTPARWHRQQPTPFQPRAWRSIQFQRAA
- a CDS encoding acyl-CoA carboxylase subunit beta encodes the protein MMTMHSAPSNAAPRTEPAPPGGHGATEELKEIKERILLGPDPAATERQHAKGKLTAHERIALLLDKGSFTEIEALRRHRATGFGLENKKPYTDGVITGWGTVEGRTVFVYAHDFRIFGGALGEAHATKIHKIMDMATAAGAPLVSLNDGAGARIQEGVSALAGYGGIFRRNTQASGVIPQISVMLGPCAGGAAYSPALTDFVFAVRDISQMFITGPDVVKAVTGEEITQDGLGGADVHGTTSGVAHFVYDDEETCLAEVRYLLSLLPANNRELPPEALTDDPADRRCPTLLDTVPADGNRSYDIRTVIEEIVDDGEHMEVHTAWAPNIVCTLARLDGRTVGIVANQPASMAGVLDIKASEKAARFVQFCDAFNIPLVTLVDVPGFLPGVDQEHEGIIRRGAKLLYAYCNASVPRVSVVLRKAYGGAYIVMDSRSIGADVALAWPTNEIAVMGAEGAANVVFRREIAAADDPDAMRAQKIDEYKRNLVHPYYAAERGLVDDVIDPADTRMSLISALTMLAAKDAPLPRRKHGTPPQ
- a CDS encoding 4'-phosphopantetheinyl transferase superfamily protein, with translation MSAPHTAARLPVGTGRVHLWVIGSQWAGDHPERMVTSELDDRERERAAAFVRPLDRLTYLMAHIALRRLLTAYTDIPPAQLPLGRDTCPCCGGPHGRPVLHGTPLHFSLSHSHGIALISIAAAPLGVDVQRVPTLQTAHLCLPEMHPAEQQELNALPETERPRAFGRLWTRKEAYFKGLGTGLGRELHCDYLGERTGPDAPARPRGWRVQTVPSCPEHVAALAVAAPADAPPLDITARRLPTECLYTDDATERIAAEQHVCPNWEE
- a CDS encoding acyl carrier protein; the encoded protein is MNPATTSLFATPPDPSALRAMDLHTRTRIIESWLCRELGHVLDVPPAHRVNPHRPLRGIGVDSLLALCLKRRLELELDVRIKTHDLLRDDTVSEIAALLAQSVTEPAPAAYGMTR
- a CDS encoding alpha/beta fold hydrolase, coding for MTAAAPPRGGTRTLTLDAAGVPLSGLLSAPPGGTPRATVLALHGGGMTAGYFDARAHPGQSLLTLGARLGYTVLAPDRPGYGASAAHLPQGQTLAEQSARIRAALTHYAATHPLGAGLFVLGHSYGGKLALTCAADGFTVPLLGLDISGLGHRLAVPATELPSAQGQGHWRHNWGALRLYPPDTFRTCPDIVAPMPARERAEVQAWPARFAGVAARVRVPVRFTFAEYEKWWRHDEHALTELAGLLPAAPRVLVERQPQAGHNISLGWTAHTYHLRALAFLEECLAGHAVAGTTLPAAA